A region of the Alligator mississippiensis isolate rAllMis1 chromosome 5, rAllMis1, whole genome shotgun sequence genome:
TTAGAGGAATTGCACATGCCATCTAATCTGAAAAGGGAAATATCTAATTCCCTTATAAAATGCAACTGACTTTGTGATAGCTGTCTCTTTATAACCAATAGTCCAGATGAACCCAATTGTCTAGCCCCCAAATATCTAGATCTATATTTACCCACATTTATTTAGCCTCTCAGCTGTAATTCATAGAGAATCCAAGATCTGCTATTGTAAAactctgacatttaaaaaaaggcttgCTTGCCTGGATAATACAGTGATCAGAACAGTGTGCTTGACATTCCTAAGCTTATGGATCAGGCAGCAAAGCCAAGTCTCTTAACCTCCTGGGATTTCACTGTatcaatctgtaaaatgggaagagCAATTCTTACCCACCTCCCCCAAAAGGGCATCATGAATATTACATAATGTTTCTCAAGGCAGTACAATACTTCAGAGTAGAGTATTATTAGCAGCCCATGACCTCTCAAAAACTGGGAGCCTTTCTAAGTATATACCCTGCTGTGCTCAGTGCTAGAGTTTCTGGTGCTCCATTCTGGATCTCAAAACTTTTTCTGAATATGAAAGTAAAGTCTTAAGTTCTCAAATGCTAACATACATCATGGGTCCACTCCTTTATTTCTGACACCAGAAACCTCTCTCAGGACCTCTTTTTCTTAGATGGATACTATCTGATAGCAGCCCTTGTTAGCACAAACCCTACAGATTGCACTTCTTAAGCTTGTGTCTCTTGCGGAGAGTTCTTTTTCATTGTGTTTTTATCCAtttcattctccctttccttATTTTAATAGAGTGTTACAAAACAATTTAAGAGAGGAGAAGGTATGGAAGAGTTCCTGCTGAAGATAGCTGTACATCATAGGTAggaaggtagttagccatgttagtcagaAGTCAAGCAAAAGTCAGGACAGGatggcacctcagagactaacaaattcagagagacatgagcttttgtaggtgacagctaCAACTTCATCTAATGCTAGCTTACAGAAGCctgtgcctctctgaacaagttagtctctgaggtgccaccctgccctgccttctgcctatacAACCTGGCTAATCCACTCCTATGTCAATATGTTACTCACTTCTTGTCTGCAGTCTCAAAATGGGCTGTCATTCTGGAATAAtccttttctttctgttcctCTCTGGTGGCTGAGGTGACAGTAAGGTCCCCAAAGAGATCAATTAGCCAAGTAAGGCGGGCAATTCCATTAAAAGAGGGGAAGCCTGATCGCTTTTCATCCAGGGGACCAcctacagaaataaaaatggagcATCTTGAGAAAGGGGGAAGGCGCCTCAAATCAGCAGCACAGACTGTAATAGCAGGGGCAGAAGATGTGTATGGGCCAGAGAGCGAGACATCAGACAGTCCAGTCTGTAGTAGGAACCTCATTACTTAGGATTCCACTTAAATCAGTCCCGCGAAGGTCAGTTGCTGTCTTTCTGTTGTTAAAGGTTAGACTCTATCGAACAGAACCTTTTAAACTTCCCTGTGACGTCTCAAATGCATCAACTCTTTTGCTCTAATGCAGGCATGGTCTATAACTCTATCCCATTTTGAGTAGCACTGTGGGTTGAAAAAGGAAGAGAACAGAACAAAAGAACTCTATTCTCATGCCAAGCCCCCATCAGAAGGtagacagaaaaatggaaaaaagattcAATTAATGTAGAATAGAACTCCAGGGATACATTGGTTCCTTGGGTGCAGGTTCACAGAGCTGGAAAAAATGAAACTTCAAATCTGTCTTAAAAGGAGAAGAGCCTGAGGGTTCCTCACTAAAGAGAATTCCTCACTAAGGGGAATTCCTTAGAGCTCTCTATGCTCTGTGGAGCTCAAGTGACGATAGGGGAGGAATCTCCCTTATACCAACATACAAATATTGTCCCATCTCTTTGTGAactctgtcacaaccaaattaagtagtgcccatgtcacaaacaagtaaaaccattcaaaacagtttttttctgcactaggttaactaagggttaacaataatgatagtaaccgcttttttgctgcgcatgtcaaaaagaaatttataactgcgacactaacatgaaatagaacttagccttctgtgctgtacataaatcattataactggtcagagaaaacagggagtaaccctgtgagataacaccctagcgaagaccgctagataattggtgattctaattaaatttatgatgtggcgaaaagcaattggctattacacaaataaaacctgtcttcacttccgtgaagaacgggagacctccgcacgcacacctgaaaaacctctgaatgtatgcgtgagaataactgacaaattgatcgcttgtcattctcccccatctcgaccttatcagacgtaaatcaacgacctgccggcccgacttttttttccgtttatctgcccaatcaacaaactcttatgcagaccgacctatgacctacgaaccttaagctgtaactaaccaagtatctctgacctccgctattcaccaccttgatggcgtgagtaaataatcttgctttgcaaccgataagcgtccgcctaattaattccactccaagcatcacaagtacccgcctgacggccttctaaggccccggacccttatctgcccgggtgggagtcagggagagctgctggccggctgccctgggtcccgacaaacTCATACACCAATATAGAAAAAGTGGAGGAGATTCCTCCAAACATATTTGGGAGAGATTAATGGAACATAGAGCCTCCCCTCCACATAGGCAACTGTTAAGGGAGAGGGTTTTGAAGGCCTCTACAATTTCAGGTGAGCATCCAGAGCTAGAGTGTAATATATGGGTCCTGGTTGCGTGGCTTCAGCCTCTACAAGTGAATGAATAATGACTAAAGTGGCTGGCCTTGGACTGACACTTTCTCAGGAAATGCAGTCTTTAATAACTGACCTGTGAAGTGTAGGACTCCCTTGACAAGTTCCTTCCCAGCTACCTCCTTTTTCAGCAGCTTGTACTCTTCCGTCATAAGTTCAATGTGCTCCACATGGAGGACTTTACCTGTTGTTGAGGAAATGAGGATCAAATAGGATTACTAAAAGCTTTCAGCATGAATCCAAATCCATAAGTAGGCAGTAAACCCTTTAGCAGTCTTCAGTGTGAGAAAATTTTGCACGAATAGCCTAAGCACAGTTGACAGAATGGTGCCAAGAAAGACTGTCAGGCATTATACCAGCAATTCAGTTTGAATTCACTGTTCTCAGGAGCAACATACGAGTTGTCCACATAAACAGCAACCTTTTAGCCATCGATTTTAATGCAGATCATGTGGATTAAACCAACGTGCAGTGGAGACACTCATGTTCAAAGAAAAATTTGTGTAAAGTCTTGACCCTCTCTCTTGCCACCCTCCCATATAAATGATATATTTAACAAAggtattattatttaataagGTACATTATTTACAACCAGATTGAAATAGCACATCAGGGAGTTCCTTGCTACACTGCTATCAGTGAAACTACTTCTGGAGTAACATGCTACCCACCGTGCCTCAAAATTTGGCCCTCATTCAAGACACATTCATTGGGATGCCTTCAAGAGAATCAATTTAGCGTAACAATAGGAACTGCTGTTATGACTGAACAAGTATTAAGTTCTGCTTAACTGGAACTAGTGCAGTTATTAGCACAACAGTAAGGGTATATCTATAAGGCTTAAGGCAGCACCTTGCAGAGATACCCCAACTCTGCATGAACTAGCTCCAGAATGAGACAGAGTATGGCTACATTTGTTCAACACAAGACACTGGCAGAATGGATTATCTCAGGCAAAGAACTGAAAAAATGCATCTCTATCATTTCTGGTTGTAAAGCAAGCATATTCAGAGCTAGCTTAGGTTTCTCTGCATGGCGTTGCATTGAGCCACTCCCTTGTGAGTACTCAGGAGGTAGAGATATGTGAAATGCTAAGCTCCAGACTTTTAGCACATAAGCACCTGAAGAAGGATTACAAAGGAGTGAGTCTACAGGGGCACACTGCACCCTGTCCAGGGGTTTGAGCTCTGCTCCTACCTAGCATTGCACCCCTTCTTGCAGTGCAAATGGGGCAACCTCCACAATACCTTTAATCTAGTCTCAGCTGGTCTGCCAACATCCACCCCTCAGCTGTGCTGTCAGCATTTATGACTAGGACTGTATACGTAATAGAAAGAAGAAGGtgttgcttagaaatggattcttctCTCAAACACAGATGCTGTGAGAGCTCATAAAGGAATAAATGTATGATGCATACATAGGCAGAGAGGCTTGTGTCACATCAACCACAGCCAAGAGAGGCATTGTTTATGGTTCCATTTCCAGGGGAAGGAAAgtcttgggggaaggggaggacacAAATCCCAGAGTTACTGATAGGGCTTATGTTTTGGTTCATAACTGTTTTTAATTAATATGGATGGATACAGTTGTCCAATTACATTCTTTGTGCTCGTGCCAGCCAGTAGTGAAACTGCTATTAATGTTAATGCACCGTCTCGGTCAGCATCTTGCTCTTTGTAGTTCTCTGTTTATTCACCTGTTGCATATTCTCCAAATCCTGCACTGGAAGTTCTCCAGAGCAGGCTCTGTCCTTTGCTTTTTGGTTTCTACGATGACTGATACAAGGGGGCCCTGCTCCCTATTTGCAAGTTTGAGGGGCTACCATGATACAGAtaattgtcattttaaaaaagCTAGTTTCACCTTTAACACCTTGAATATTAAAGTGTCATTACCTTTCTGCTCAGCCAACTCCCAGAGGTCACGGGCTGCCCTAGCAGACAGTGCCATGGGATACTCAACCAGGACATGTTTCCCAGCCTCCAGAAACATTCTGAAACAAGATAGATAAAAAGATTAGAAAGTCTTCAAATCAGACCAAAAATTGCTCTCTCCCCCATAAATCTTCTGATGCCAGTGGCCATCAGACCCCTTGAGGACAGGATAAGAAACATACTAGGACTGGAGACAAAGAACCCTATCATAGAGTTCTGGATTATTTTCTTTGTGCAACTCTCTCATGCACTGTGTAGCTTAAGCATCTTAAAATGGGGTCCACCATCAAGCAGAAAAAGTAAGAGCCAAGAGCAGAGATTCTCAACCTTAGTACTGTGGCACCCTTGGgtaccttgagattctttcaagggtgccattaGACTCCACAAaatgttagcacagttaggtgtgcaaaaaattgctctgttatttttctgcagtcaaaaaatgagtgaaaaccaagaactggcattttccaaagggtgccatgaatctaaaaaagttgaaaaccactggcctaaagttaagtaataaaaaaaatgctgaagatGCACCTGTTTCTTAAACCTCACCCATCTCCCAGGATGGGACACTTGACTCAGTGCTATATGCAAGCTCTTCCATCCACTTGGGATTCACAGCCTGGAACTTTTTACTACAGTTAAATGCCTTCAGCTGCTTTTTCAAACACTGAGCAGCGGCTGGTCTTCTTTCCAGTCATGGGAACAGAGTAGTGGGAGGGGCACTGCCTCTTTCTTTCATACAATAATCAATCAGCACCCAGACATGACACAGGAGATCTGAGCTCATTTTCCTCCTCTGCTGGAGGGAATTCAAACCTACCTCCCTATCAAGTGCCTTACCCACTAGGCCAGAGCCTGTTCTGGAGTAAAGGGGTTTCTCCACTGCATTTGTTAAAGCTATTCCAATCTGTGGAAAAGAGCTCAAAATATATTAAGTAAAAAAACAGACAGCAAGACACTTTAAATGATTGATAAGGGCACTTGCTTGGGAGCAGGGAGATCTGGGTTATGGTTTCTgctgtttatttattttatccaATATCCAGGATTGCAGTTTTGAAATTAGATGTCTAAGTTTAGCTTTGGTACCCAAGTGCTTTTCTGGATCAGACCATGAGTGTCTCCATGTCTTCCCCTACCCATCTGTATAATGAAAATGTTACCTCCCTACTTCACGAGGACATTTGGGGGCTCAAGTTACTAGAGACCATTGCAACAGAAATACAAAATACTAGGAACAAGATGCACTGGATGAGAACAGAAGGAATGAACAGGGTTTGGGAATTACAGGAACTCAAGAACACAAGTCCACTTCTTTTATTTCAACTAGACGTATGCAAATCCAACAGGACTAGCACCTGTGCATAGACACAACAGGAGGTGCCTTTGTCCTTTTACCTTGGAAGGTTTAAACCTCATAGTCACATTTATTTGGAGAGGGTGGGAGTTATTGTTACAGTGCTAACAAAAGGATTATGTTTAGATGTTGCTTCATCCTTTGACAATGCATATTTTATCGCCCCTACATATAACTCTATTACTAAAGAAGCAATAAGCGAAGGAGAGAAGTATGTACCTGATGCTCTCTTCATGGTTTTTGTTGTCTGTGCTGATGATGGCTGCTTGGATCTCTTTGTTTCTCAGAGCATCTTCCAGGTTAATCTGCTTGGCCTCTTTAACATTTCCCACATTTCTCCTAATTatccaaattaaataaaaatcagaatatGAAAGGTAACATCACAGCCCGCTCCCTCTCGTTAGTATGATTTGTATTGCAATAACATCTTAGATGCCCCACTCTTGGTGCAATACTCCACTGGGGTAGGtcctgtaaataaataaataaaattaaaaacacagaACCAAAAGATAGCCTCTGGCACAAACAGCTTACAATCCAGGACTGTAGACTAAATGATGCAGGTCAGACAGAAGGGGAGCACATGAAAAAAAAGAGTGAGGAAAATACAGGTTAGCGTAATCAGTACTGATCTCCAGACACCAGGTGCCTTGCCACTGTCAATCATTTTGTTGGCACTGTGAGAGAGTGAAGGAGCACAGCAAGAATGTTTATAAAGGGAATTCCTCCTCcatgcagcagcacagaggcacTTGTCTGAAAATTTAACAGGTAGAAAGTGATGGCTGGTCCAAATGTCTGAGCAGAAGCTGGAAACAACATATTGATAAGACAGATGTGTAGGAGGACACATAGGGCATGAAGATAACTTGAAAATGAAGACAGGTTGCTTATATTTGATAGTGTAGAGGGATACAAAGAGCAGGGAAATGTAGTCAAAGCAGTAACGGTCCTGGGAAGACTACCTTTGAATTGTATGTTAGGCTGATGGAGTTCCTTCAAGGGAAGAAGCCCTAGCACTTCAGTCATTCAGTACTACCGtttttacttgaatccaagacaagggtcCCCCCATTCACATGGGGGCAAAGCCTCTTATCTTAAATTTGAGTACAAGGTAGGGGTCAGACAGCGGGGTCTtgcagctgcagtggctctggtTCCAACTCTGGCCCCAAACTAGGTTCGGGGTCAGAGTCAGAGCCACTGCCCCCGCGTCTCCTCCTGCCTCTTCTGTAcccacccactgcctgccccaccactgttGCCTCTTACCctcaggctctggctccacctcCAGTTCCAGCACagagcatggagcacatggtggctccagcccctgcccagccaggcagcagtggcaacagctctggccccagtctTGGCTGAAGCTCCAGCCCAGTCTCAGAGTGGttgctgccacagccactgctgcctggccacctgggGACCAGAGCCACCATGTACTCCATGCTCCAGGATGGACTAGGGCCAGAGATGGAGCTGCAACTGAGGGTAaggagcagcagccaaggaggggTAGGAGGAGAGTAATTGCCAGAAGGTGCAGGCAGTgcagggggacaggtggcagggggcaaggatCAGGGGTTAGGCTGCTCAACTCCCCAACCCCCCATCCCTCTGCCATTGCTTTCCctacagcagcagtgctggggataaatttaagataaccctccaataattaaattatatacatggaaaatcataacaaatgtattaattttccatttatagaatctaattatttgggggtcgtcttaaattcaacgttgtcttggattcaggtaaacgCAGTAGCTGTGGCACTCTAGGGAACCAAACTGCATGGGCAGGGAGGTGTAATGTGTGACCTAATAGGTCTTTCCTATGTCCAGTAGGCATGACTCATTGATTATATATACCTGGAGAACACATCCACGCTGAAAGGCATACATGCCtcatatacatattttaaaactattatgTCTTGCTGCTATGGTACCCAGAGTCTGACAGCTACTGAGaaccaatgctgctgctgcccagacatgAACCTTATTGGATTTGTTCTCCAACATGCACAGCTGACTTCAAAAGTACAGATTTTCATACTAGACTTACAACATCAGAATTCCTCATCTGAATTACCTATAGACATGAGCTCATCCATGTGATTTTTTCACATTTGTGGGAATCTGGACATGCAATAGACTTTGGTTATATGGTTTCTATGTCTCTTTTATaaagccctgatcctgcagcatGCTGAGATCCCTCAGATTTCACTAACTTAAATGGAACTTAGGGCACAAAAATCCCATTCACTTCACAAAGCTTCATACACTAGTTTTCTAATTTAACCTCCagatcaggggtggacaaaataaggcccacaggctggatctaacccaccaactgat
Encoded here:
- the BLVRA gene encoding biliverdin reductase A gives rise to the protein MIGTVVVGIGIAGSVRIRDLLNPVPSSPSEHLKLFGFVSRRNVGNVKEAKQINLEDALRNKEIQAAIISTDNKNHEESIRMFLEAGKHVLVEYPMALSARAARDLWELAEQKGKVLHVEHIELMTEEYKLLKKEVAGKELVKGVLHFTGGPLDEKRSGFPSFNGIARLTWLIDLFGDLTVTSATREEQKEKDYSRMTAHFETADKKPLTWIEERGPGMKREKKINFCFTSSCLEKLPQPPPATVGPFMQDQNLFAKKLLGQVSREELATEKWRILRCLDLAEEIQQHCERPENIHS